A part of Desulfobacter sp. genomic DNA contains:
- a CDS encoding TRAP transporter small permease, which yields MKYIFNLQDFLSGMLRGIGGLALTAMMLLTVVDVVGRFFKHPVFGSVELVGFLAVIVAAAALPHTYKANGHVGVEIFLRFLPPRVRLWVELGTRVLSFLLFAVIAWQMFLYSGDLKETGEVSMNLELPVHYIVFLLASGLGIFSVTILQRIVDTLKQIKEY from the coding sequence ATGAAATATATATTTAACCTGCAGGATTTTCTTTCCGGGATGCTCAGGGGCATCGGCGGACTGGCCCTCACCGCCATGATGCTCCTCACCGTTGTTGATGTGGTGGGCCGTTTTTTCAAACATCCGGTATTCGGCTCCGTTGAGCTGGTGGGGTTCCTGGCCGTCATTGTGGCGGCTGCGGCCCTGCCCCACACCTACAAGGCCAACGGCCATGTGGGGGTGGAAATTTTTCTACGCTTTCTGCCCCCGAGGGTCCGGCTCTGGGTCGAGCTGGGCACCCGGGTGCTGAGTTTTCTGCTCTTTGCCGTGATTGCCTGGCAGATGTTCCTTTATTCCGGGGACCTCAAGGAAACCGGAGAGGTCTCCATGAACCTGGAACTCCCCGTCCATTATATTGTCTTTCTGCTGGCCTCGGGCCTTGGGATCTTTTCCGTGACCATCCTCCAGCGCATTGTTGACACCCTCAAGCAGATAAAGGAATACTGA
- a CDS encoding TRAP transporter substrate-binding protein, producing the protein MKRTAVFLCATLALCLLSAPSLWAKTQLRYANFFPPTHIQSQLAESWCKEVEKRTKGEVVIQYFPAGTLTKAPQTYDGVVQGIADIGMTVLAYSRGRFPVAAAIDLPMGYTSGVQATSLANAVLDEFTPKEFKDTQIMFLHAHGPGFIHTRDKAVNGLEDLKGMKLRGTGTSGLVQAALGASPVGKSMRDCYQMLQKGVVDGSSHPMESNKGWKLGEVVHYMVQNYSTAYTTTFAVFMNKRKWAKLTPDQQKTITAINAEWAVKHGEAWDESDLKGLAFFKEKGGQVIAQSEAESEKWKAAARPVIDNYIQKVAKKGLDGKAIVDFIKTKL; encoded by the coding sequence ATGAAGCGGACAGCTGTTTTTCTATGTGCAACTCTGGCCCTTTGCCTGTTATCCGCCCCGTCTCTCTGGGCAAAAACCCAGTTGCGGTACGCCAATTTTTTCCCGCCCACCCATATCCAGAGCCAGCTGGCCGAATCCTGGTGCAAAGAGGTTGAAAAACGGACAAAGGGAGAAGTTGTCATCCAATACTTTCCCGCCGGCACCCTGACCAAGGCCCCCCAAACCTACGACGGAGTGGTACAGGGCATCGCCGACATCGGGATGACGGTTCTGGCCTATTCCCGGGGCCGTTTCCCCGTGGCCGCCGCCATTGACCTGCCCATGGGCTATACCTCCGGGGTCCAGGCCACCTCCCTGGCCAACGCCGTCCTGGACGAATTCACGCCCAAGGAGTTCAAGGACACCCAGATCATGTTTCTCCATGCCCACGGCCCGGGCTTTATCCACACCCGGGACAAGGCCGTCAACGGCCTTGAGGACCTGAAGGGCATGAAGCTGCGGGGCACGGGCACCTCCGGCCTGGTCCAGGCCGCCCTGGGGGCCTCTCCGGTGGGCAAAAGCATGCGGGACTGTTACCAGATGCTGCAAAAGGGCGTGGTGGACGGCTCCTCCCATCCCATGGAATCCAACAAGGGCTGGAAGCTGGGGGAGGTGGTCCACTACATGGTCCAGAATTACTCCACTGCCTACACCACCACCTTTGCCGTATTCATGAACAAAAGAAAATGGGCCAAGCTCACCCCGGACCAGCAGAAGACCATCACCGCCATCAACGCGGAATGGGCGGTCAAACACGGTGAAGCCTGGGATGAATCAGACCTCAAGGGCCTGGCATTTTTCAAGGAAAAAGGGGGCCAGGTCATCGCCCAGTCCGAGGCTGAGTCGGAAAAATGGAAAGCAGCCGCCCGGCCGGTCATCGACAATTATATCCAAAAAGTGGCCAAAAAAGGCCTGGACGGGAAAGCCATTGTTGACTTCATTAAAACGAAACTCTAA
- a CDS encoding HDOD domain-containing protein, with translation MKPFYSQIQPENLPMPDQGIMAVIRYALKEDADFEILGRLISVNPALTIQLLGLVNSAFFGFRERISSIPHALTALGLKQIRSLVLCFAVKETFAEHSIPGFDINGFWTDSVRRGAVARELARMAGESDDEAFSAGMLLDIGLLALFFLEPAKADRWPLLRPNLPEDRRRMEKSLFRTTHDRMGGLLAAKWGLPQAYVDAIQAHHTAFDRRRDRPDGPSPLGLPAIIHLADLCNAVYTCHDKARALTLVEQRGRQLFGLDAEEITILLSRLPDLVETITGPMAIQPGPQTDFNTIMSQAGQKLVEDNITYRELTWKLQHSLKQRDEYAHRLQTELGVAREIQKSLQPEPGRFPQIAAFNLAAYHLSGDFYDFFHLPSGDIGFCIGDVSGKGTAAALLMAKAISLFRCLCKLEEDMGRVVEMMNTELYETAVRGMFVTFAGGRLDPERRQAALINMGHVPPMLIRAGKITRVNPAGPPLGVLPQASPVAQPLDIAGSRLVLYTDGFTEGKQTTAEEKNAAPLGFKGFLRWLVQSGDLPIREQTRWMQEKCREKLSPRSDDLTLMILSGEDDPAAPGRKIS, from the coding sequence ATGAAACCGTTCTATTCCCAGATACAGCCGGAAAACCTGCCCATGCCCGACCAGGGCATCATGGCCGTGATCCGTTATGCCCTTAAAGAGGATGCAGACTTTGAAATCCTGGGCCGGCTGATTTCCGTCAACCCGGCCCTGACCATCCAGCTTCTGGGCCTGGTCAACTCGGCCTTTTTCGGATTCAGGGAACGGATCTCCAGCATCCCCCACGCGCTCACGGCCCTGGGACTGAAACAGATCCGGAGCCTGGTACTCTGCTTTGCCGTCAAGGAAACCTTTGCCGAGCATTCCATACCCGGCTTTGACATCAACGGATTCTGGACGGATTCCGTCCGCCGGGGGGCTGTCGCCAGGGAGCTGGCCAGGATGGCCGGAGAATCCGATGATGAGGCCTTTTCCGCCGGCATGCTGCTGGATATCGGCCTGCTGGCCCTGTTTTTCCTGGAGCCGGCCAAGGCGGACCGGTGGCCCCTGCTCCGGCCCAATCTACCGGAGGACCGGCGGCGGATGGAAAAATCCCTGTTCCGGACCACCCACGACCGTATGGGCGGCCTCCTGGCGGCCAAATGGGGACTGCCCCAGGCCTATGTGGATGCCATCCAGGCCCACCATACGGCATTCGACCGCCGCCGGGACAGGCCCGATGGACCGTCCCCTCTGGGGCTGCCGGCGATCATTCACCTGGCCGACCTGTGCAACGCCGTCTACACCTGCCATGACAAGGCCAGGGCCCTGACCCTGGTTGAACAGCGGGGCAGGCAGTTATTCGGCCTGGATGCAGAGGAAATAACCATCCTTCTCTCCCGGCTGCCGGACCTGGTTGAAACAATCACCGGCCCCATGGCCATCCAGCCCGGTCCCCAGACAGATTTCAACACCATCATGAGCCAGGCCGGCCAGAAGCTGGTGGAAGACAATATCACCTACCGGGAATTAACATGGAAACTCCAGCATTCCCTGAAACAGCGGGACGAATATGCCCACCGCCTCCAGACCGAGCTGGGGGTGGCCCGGGAGATCCAGAAAAGCCTCCAGCCTGAGCCCGGACGGTTCCCCCAGATTGCCGCCTTCAACCTGGCCGCCTACCACCTTTCTGGGGATTTTTACGATTTTTTCCACCTCCCTTCCGGGGACATCGGCTTCTGTATCGGCGATGTATCCGGAAAGGGTACGGCAGCCGCCCTGCTCATGGCCAAGGCCATCTCCCTGTTCAGGTGCCTGTGCAAACTGGAAGAGGATATGGGACGGGTGGTGGAAATGATGAATACAGAACTCTATGAAACCGCTGTCCGGGGCATGTTCGTCACCTTTGCCGGAGGACGGCTGGACCCGGAACGCCGCCAAGCGGCCCTCATCAATATGGGCCATGTTCCCCCCATGCTCATCCGGGCGGGCAAGATCACCCGGGTCAACCCGGCGGGCCCGCCCCTGGGGGTGCTGCCCCAGGCCAGCCCCGTGGCCCAGCCCCTGGACATCGCCGGCAGCCGCCTGGTGCTCTACACCGACGGTTTCACCGAAGGAAAGCAGACCACAGCGGAGGAAAAAAACGCTGCCCCCCTTGGATTCAAAGGTTTTTTACGCTGGCTGGTCCAGTCCGGGGACCTGCCCATCCGGGAACAGACCCGGTGGATGCAGGAAAAATGCAGGGAAAAACTATCCCCCCGGTCCGACGACCTCACCCTGATGATTCTCTCCGGCGAAGATGATCCCGCCGCCCCTGGAAGAAAAATTAGTTGA
- a CDS encoding VWA domain-containing protein: protein MTKHMSRFFSIYLFCILFSALAFPWGTAMALCPIIPDGTYIEAENFVSRHDTYAGANNHDRFTIISVTGTNGGKVIAAGKSGGGGVTPYNEILEYPVYFSQAGTYYMWVRGKGNNSNSDSVFFTVDSEPWSAWNLGPTYTSYVWKNTIQVGSDNTIHIDAAGEHTLKLAMRESYTRIDGIYITSDSGDVPTDDDVPGKVTTINPKADCSGAFWAVAPTNLGPTTFEGYNADPVNITLTNAAAGITSTGAKISSNQSWVSVDHTDIPDLAPGDTHTLTVNFNTTGLSDGIHNAELTITGSASNAPVKIPVTLLVKEAPSTASCGEIPLYAESLVNPGVMVMLDTSGSMKTSVQIAWGQYQRRIDIAEDVIEEVFEDRSIAWGFATWTGSSLDGHTYKKDYTNFRVGVHEHDQAHQDALQDKADDGYPKGNTPLVPALRAGLKYFKSLRQDGHYKELYSKLSCQPRIIVLITDGYGNVDTSNTTIDKVMDDLIKEEISVVTVGFGLSDATQLQRIVNKMTTAGNASDSDYLYSLHKKNSSGKTVPFMATTRTDFIKAMNDIVSNVKSQIFHGASPAATTATDNGAVLLTSSFDASDWTGNITATKFNKFTGALETSALWNAETVMPANTNHWFIYDDASSSGVAGFHPTLSPDAKKSACQLAMGDIINSSPAIVGLPPYQYRFDDYFDTFKYSSAIMNRDETAYVAANDGALHAFSLSDGVEKWRFYPRAVRVKLAEAVTNPKADRCSSTYCHRFLLDGSPRPADIYTGSKGWRTILTTGLGRGGSAFFAIDITFGESFNAPNKIIDSTSVPVRSEYLWEFTDPELGKATSLPETTRLHTSSGGSGWATLFGSGNALTDPAQADKEAYLFAVDAWNMNKVWLDAGGNKTSRLKLSAATLKNDSAGIPLAMDTHNNDYISDRVYVGNQYGNLYRIKDIGYDQMPVSQLFFDAKKTDRSTPALSKPAAAYAGGSDYWIYFGTGQYETQLDKSTGFQQYFFGLFDPGASKASPYTRPELVSYTANIVEGYALNQEGDKIDINKDGVIDTKDQRRYRTLTCDNPGINSVCNPDKKSWVIKLASGVTASERVLSQPSVSSGTVKFTTFIPDDDVCEGSGDTWIMAVDWETGAPKEEEVFKGKGHQVVDKDGNIHETVGYFVAAGKPSGQIVRYNTVGFVGTTNGSPDGQPVTAIPFNEKGMGARLKAWQQQFK, encoded by the coding sequence ATGACGAAACATATGTCACGATTTTTTTCTATTTATCTTTTTTGCATCCTGTTTTCGGCCCTGGCGTTCCCCTGGGGAACGGCCATGGCCCTCTGCCCCATCATCCCCGACGGCACCTATATTGAAGCGGAAAACTTCGTTTCACGCCATGACACCTATGCCGGCGCAAACAACCACGACCGGTTTACCATTATCTCGGTGACCGGAACCAACGGCGGCAAGGTGATCGCCGCGGGCAAAAGCGGTGGGGGCGGGGTCACACCCTACAATGAAATTTTAGAGTATCCGGTTTATTTCTCCCAGGCCGGCACCTATTATATGTGGGTGAGGGGAAAGGGAAACAACTCCAACAGCGACTCCGTCTTCTTTACCGTGGACAGCGAACCGTGGAGTGCCTGGAACCTGGGTCCCACCTATACCTCCTATGTCTGGAAAAATACCATCCAGGTGGGGTCGGACAATACCATCCACATCGACGCGGCCGGCGAGCACACCCTTAAGCTTGCCATGAGGGAAAGCTACACCCGGATAGACGGCATTTATATCACAAGCGACTCCGGCGACGTCCCCACGGACGATGATGTGCCGGGCAAGGTGACCACCATCAACCCCAAGGCCGACTGCAGCGGCGCTTTCTGGGCCGTGGCCCCCACCAATCTGGGACCCACCACCTTTGAAGGGTATAATGCAGATCCGGTAAATATCACCCTTACCAACGCCGCTGCCGGCATCACCTCCACCGGCGCAAAGATATCCAGCAACCAGTCCTGGGTCTCCGTTGACCATACAGACATACCGGACCTGGCGCCGGGCGACACCCATACCCTGACCGTCAATTTCAATACCACCGGGCTTTCCGACGGGATCCACAATGCGGAGTTGACCATCACCGGCAGCGCCTCAAACGCCCCGGTCAAGATTCCTGTCACCCTCCTGGTCAAAGAGGCCCCCTCTACAGCCTCCTGCGGGGAGATTCCCCTCTACGCAGAAAGCCTGGTCAATCCGGGGGTCATGGTGATGCTGGATACCTCCGGCAGCATGAAAACCTCGGTGCAGATCGCCTGGGGCCAATACCAGCGGCGGATAGACATCGCCGAAGATGTTATCGAAGAGGTGTTTGAAGACCGGAGTATTGCCTGGGGCTTTGCCACCTGGACCGGCAGCAGCCTGGACGGCCATACCTATAAAAAGGATTACACCAATTTCCGGGTCGGTGTCCACGAACATGACCAGGCCCACCAGGATGCCCTCCAGGACAAGGCCGACGACGGTTATCCCAAGGGAAACACCCCCCTTGTTCCCGCCCTCAGGGCCGGGCTGAAATATTTTAAAAGTCTGCGGCAGGACGGCCACTACAAGGAATTGTATTCAAAACTTTCCTGCCAGCCCAGGATCATCGTTCTGATCACCGACGGATACGGCAACGTGGATACCAGTAACACCACCATAGACAAGGTCATGGACGACCTGATCAAAGAGGAAATCAGTGTGGTCACCGTGGGCTTCGGCCTGTCCGACGCCACCCAGCTGCAGCGGATTGTAAACAAGATGACCACAGCCGGCAACGCCAGTGATTCGGATTATCTCTACAGCCTTCACAAAAAGAACAGCAGCGGCAAAACCGTTCCATTCATGGCCACCACCCGCACGGACTTCATCAAGGCCATGAATGACATCGTCTCCAATGTGAAATCCCAGATCTTCCACGGGGCCTCGCCTGCGGCCACAACGGCAACGGACAACGGGGCCGTCCTGCTGACCTCCTCTTTTGACGCCTCGGACTGGACCGGCAACATCACCGCCACAAAATTCAATAAATTCACCGGCGCGCTTGAAACCAGTGCCCTGTGGAACGCCGAAACAGTAATGCCGGCAAATACCAATCACTGGTTCATTTATGATGATGCCTCCTCAAGCGGTGTGGCCGGGTTCCATCCGACCCTCTCCCCGGATGCCAAAAAATCCGCCTGCCAGCTGGCCATGGGGGATATCATCAATTCCTCACCCGCCATCGTCGGTCTTCCGCCCTACCAATACAGGTTTGACGACTATTTCGACACCTTTAAATACAGCAGCGCCATCATGAACCGGGACGAGACCGCCTATGTTGCGGCCAACGACGGTGCGCTCCACGCCTTCAGCCTCTCCGACGGGGTGGAAAAATGGCGGTTCTATCCCCGGGCGGTGAGAGTCAAGCTGGCCGAAGCCGTGACCAACCCCAAAGCAGACAGATGCTCTTCCACATACTGCCACCGGTTCCTCCTGGACGGGTCTCCGAGGCCCGCAGACATTTATACCGGCTCAAAGGGGTGGCGGACCATTCTCACCACCGGCCTGGGCAGGGGGGGAAGTGCCTTTTTCGCCATAGACATTACCTTCGGGGAAAGCTTTAACGCACCCAATAAAATCATCGATTCCACCAGTGTACCGGTCCGGTCGGAATACCTTTGGGAATTCACCGACCCTGAACTGGGAAAAGCCACCTCACTGCCCGAAACCACCCGGCTCCACACCAGTTCCGGCGGCAGCGGCTGGGCCACCCTTTTCGGCTCCGGCAACGCCTTGACCGACCCGGCCCAGGCCGACAAGGAAGCCTATCTTTTTGCCGTGGATGCCTGGAACATGAACAAGGTCTGGCTGGACGCCGGCGGCAACAAAACCAGCAGGCTCAAACTCTCCGCCGCCACACTGAAAAACGACAGCGCCGGCATTCCCCTGGCCATGGATACCCATAACAACGATTATATATCCGACCGGGTTTATGTGGGAAACCAATACGGCAATCTCTACCGGATAAAAGACATCGGCTACGACCAGATGCCGGTATCCCAATTGTTTTTCGACGCCAAAAAGACAGACCGCAGCACCCCGGCGCTGTCCAAACCCGCCGCCGCCTATGCCGGCGGTTCCGATTACTGGATCTATTTCGGCACCGGCCAATATGAAACCCAGTTGGACAAATCCACCGGATTCCAGCAATACTTTTTCGGCCTCTTCGATCCCGGGGCTTCCAAAGCCTCCCCTTATACCCGGCCGGAACTGGTCTCCTACACCGCCAATATTGTTGAGGGATACGCCCTAAACCAAGAGGGGGACAAGATCGACATCAACAAGGACGGGGTCATTGACACCAAGGACCAGAGGCGGTACAGGACCCTGACCTGCGACAACCCCGGAATCAACAGCGTCTGCAACCCCGACAAAAAATCCTGGGTCATTAAACTGGCTTCCGGTGTCACCGCCAGCGAGCGGGTACTCAGCCAGCCATCGGTGTCATCGGGCACGGTGAAATTCACCACCTTCATACCCGATGACGATGTCTGTGAAGGCAGCGGAGATACCTGGATCATGGCCGTGGACTGGGAAACCGGTGCCCCCAAGGAAGAAGAGGTGTTCAAAGGCAAGGGGCACCAGGTGGTGGATAAGGACGGCAATATCCATGAAACCGTCGGCTATTTTGTTGCAGCGGGAAAACCCTCTGGACAGATTGTCCGTTACAATACCGTCGGATTTGTGGGAACCACCAACGGCAGCCCGGACGGCCAGCCCGTTACCGCCATACCCTTTAACGAAAAAGGGATGGGGGCCCGGCTGAAAGCCTGGCAGCAACAATTCAAATAA
- a CDS encoding pilus assembly PilX N-terminal domain-containing protein has product MKTEPKWGPAAPLADSGGFALLATLLIMSLLTVIGLAAIKTTGFELGIARNGKTARVRFLGADSGWQQAGPYLNGRDTTPPPINLNLKSGDTKRDFENNVYYKIVRNFGNGTDGVLNDDFQQATKDGQTGVPYWYRVIGQGNTQAVGFDQNYLDYTYEVVCNAGGTTEVDARVKKVYRTSY; this is encoded by the coding sequence ATGAAAACCGAACCGAAATGGGGCCCCGCAGCCCCGCTTGCCGATTCCGGGGGATTTGCACTCCTTGCCACCCTGCTCATCATGTCCCTGTTGACCGTTATCGGCCTGGCAGCCATCAAAACCACCGGTTTTGAACTGGGCATCGCCCGTAACGGAAAGACAGCCCGTGTGCGCTTTCTGGGAGCGGACAGCGGATGGCAGCAGGCCGGCCCCTACCTGAACGGCCGGGACACCACCCCGCCCCCCATTAACCTGAACCTCAAATCCGGCGATACGAAACGGGATTTTGAAAATAACGTCTACTATAAAATCGTACGAAACTTCGGCAACGGGACCGACGGGGTGCTCAACGACGATTTCCAACAGGCCACCAAAGACGGCCAGACGGGCGTTCCCTACTGGTATCGGGTGATTGGCCAGGGAAACACCCAGGCCGTGGGATTCGACCAGAACTACCTGGACTACACCTATGAGGTGGTCTGCAACGCCGGCGGTACCACCGAGGTGGACGCCCGGGTTAAAAAGGTTTATAGAACATCTTATTAA
- a CDS encoding prepilin-type N-terminal cleavage/methylation domain-containing protein, with protein sequence MNTLKDNSGFTLIEALIAMMVLSIGILALSTMQISSVEGNATANRLTIADTVAGDCYEHLLSLPYDHDSLDGEAKSNPHSLNELPTPRPQLPANVSSVTWTVTEWSNEDGFNNDGDGLTDEDDERGVKGITLTVNYRDKRAKRLTITFLKTELYQ encoded by the coding sequence ATGAATACCTTAAAAGACAACAGCGGCTTCACCCTCATCGAAGCCCTTATCGCCATGATGGTGCTGAGCATCGGCATCCTGGCCCTGAGCACCATGCAGATCTCCAGCGTGGAGGGCAATGCCACAGCCAACCGCCTGACCATTGCGGATACCGTTGCCGGGGACTGTTACGAGCATCTCCTGAGCCTGCCCTACGACCATGACAGCCTTGACGGGGAGGCAAAATCCAACCCCCACAGCCTGAATGAACTGCCCACACCCCGCCCCCAGCTGCCCGCCAATGTAAGTTCAGTTACCTGGACCGTCACGGAATGGAGCAACGAGGACGGATTCAACAACGACGGGGACGGGCTCACGGACGAGGATGACGAAAGAGGGGTTAAAGGCATCACCCTCACCGTAAACTACCGCGACAAAAGGGCCAAACGCCTGACCATAACCTTTCTGAAAACGGAGCTGTACCAATGA
- a CDS encoding prepilin-type N-terminal cleavage/methylation domain-containing protein codes for MAMKNNAGFTLIELMITIVISGFILMAAYSANISQQKSYYAQDQVAEMQQNIRAAMALVTSDVRMAGYDPTDSGNFKISVLETQRLEMTADVDENGVISAASGETINYTLDNPTGEFRRQVDAQAAADAAIAKNIQDVEFIYLDKDGNITGNAADIRRVQFTILVRAGRPDREFTNTAVYTAPPPSNRTWGPFNDNFRRRLLTTSIRCRNLGL; via the coding sequence CTGGCTATGAAAAACAATGCAGGATTCACCCTGATCGAACTGATGATCACCATCGTTATTTCCGGCTTCATCCTCATGGCCGCCTACTCCGCCAATATCTCCCAGCAAAAGTCCTATTATGCCCAGGATCAGGTGGCGGAGATGCAGCAGAATATCCGGGCAGCCATGGCCCTGGTGACGTCCGACGTCCGCATGGCCGGGTATGACCCCACAGACAGCGGCAATTTCAAAATATCGGTCCTTGAGACCCAGCGGCTCGAAATGACCGCCGATGTTGATGAAAACGGAGTGATCAGTGCCGCCTCCGGAGAGACCATCAATTATACCCTTGACAACCCCACGGGCGAATTTCGCCGCCAGGTGGACGCCCAGGCGGCAGCCGACGCCGCCATTGCCAAAAACATTCAGGACGTTGAATTCATCTACCTGGATAAAGACGGAAATATCACCGGCAATGCCGCCGATATCCGCAGGGTTCAATTTACCATTCTGGTCAGGGCCGGCCGGCCGGACAGGGAATTTACAAATACGGCCGTTTACACGGCGCCGCCGCCCTCCAACCGGACCTGGGGCCCATTCAACGACAACTTCCGGCGCCGCCTGCTCACCACCAGCATCCGCTGCCGGAATCTAGGATTATAA
- a CDS encoding prepilin-type cleavage/methylation domain-containing protein, translating into MLELIIVIAIISIMVGMTATNLGPWQANMALKSAARDLYSIIQDARLLAVRNNSDAAVVFNAATNQYHLCSAPGADGRWDGANDMNGTGDNTIVRTITLNTPDNKARFGKGKANAPVNGGTMPGDYVEFSGPDNVLVVNSRGLSLSGEGYVYLENRYQDTAYAVGAEASGFVRMWKWQNGAWL; encoded by the coding sequence ATACTTGAACTAATCATCGTCATCGCCATCATTTCCATCATGGTCGGCATGACCGCGACCAATTTGGGCCCCTGGCAGGCAAATATGGCCCTGAAGTCTGCGGCAAGGGATCTTTACTCCATCATCCAGGACGCAAGGCTGCTGGCTGTAAGGAATAATTCAGATGCCGCCGTTGTCTTCAACGCCGCAACCAACCAGTACCACCTCTGCTCGGCCCCGGGTGCAGACGGCCGGTGGGACGGCGCCAACGATATGAACGGCACCGGAGACAACACCATTGTCCGCACCATCACCCTCAACACCCCTGACAACAAGGCCCGTTTCGGAAAGGGCAAGGCAAATGCACCGGTGAACGGGGGGACCATGCCCGGGGACTACGTGGAATTCAGCGGGCCCGACAATGTGCTGGTGGTGAATTCCAGGGGCCTGAGCCTCAGCGGCGAGGGCTATGTCTACCTGGAAAACAGATACCAGGACACTGCCTATGCCGTGGGCGCAGAGGCCAGCGGTTTTGTACGCATGTGGAAATGGCAGAATGGGGCCTGGCTATGA